A genomic segment from Chitinophaga flava encodes:
- a CDS encoding RagB/SusD family nutrient uptake outer membrane protein → MKVCIYYMSFLSIKSFWKKSFSQTMVGLYLWLLFSLAACNKFVEVDTPGNKITTQQLFNDDASATTAVAGLYSRISSSFLTIGSGGTTIYTGLSSDELISSVNTPDLKEFQTNSISSTNSTNQNAFWRPAYLSIYQANACIEGLTASNGMSPRIKNQLLGECKVVRSLFYFYLIQLYGDVPLITKTDYNTTSVQGRNSVNDIYGLIINDLTDAKNLLAENYPSDGRLRPNSYTAAALLARVYLFTGNWKLAETEANNIINSPKYILQSDLNKVFLSTSNEAIWQMASVVGGINTREGSTFLTTSPLVIPVYLISDQLLNAFEPGDPRKSAWIGSKTITNQTYYFPFKYKVPFSFSSVITEHYMVLRLAEQYLIRAEARIRQGKTDDGIGDLNVLRKRARGTNNAVLPDLPMGLPQDQALSSVLKERRIELMMEWGSRWFDLKRFHLCNTILKPIKPAWQDTDTLFPVPNQEILLNKNLTQNNGYN, encoded by the coding sequence ATGAAAGTCTGCATCTATTATATGAGTTTTTTGTCCATAAAATCATTTTGGAAAAAGAGCTTTTCCCAAACTATGGTTGGGTTATATCTCTGGTTACTATTCTCTTTAGCGGCCTGTAACAAATTTGTTGAGGTAGATACTCCCGGCAATAAAATTACAACACAGCAACTCTTCAATGATGATGCCAGTGCTACTACCGCGGTTGCTGGTTTATATTCAAGGATATCATCCTCTTTTCTGACTATTGGTTCAGGAGGAACCACTATTTATACCGGTCTCTCCTCTGACGAATTGATTAGTAGCGTAAATACTCCTGATCTCAAAGAGTTTCAAACAAATTCTATCTCAAGTACTAACTCAACTAACCAAAATGCCTTTTGGCGTCCGGCATATCTATCCATTTATCAGGCTAATGCTTGCATAGAAGGGCTTACTGCCAGCAATGGGATGTCCCCTAGAATTAAAAACCAATTACTAGGAGAATGTAAAGTAGTCCGGAGTTTATTCTATTTCTATCTAATTCAGTTGTATGGAGATGTTCCACTGATCACTAAAACGGATTATAATACTACGTCCGTACAAGGAAGAAATTCCGTCAACGACATTTATGGACTTATTATTAACGATCTGACCGATGCCAAAAATCTTCTGGCCGAAAACTACCCTTCAGATGGGAGACTCAGGCCTAATAGCTACACCGCAGCGGCACTCCTTGCAAGAGTTTATCTATTTACCGGAAATTGGAAATTGGCAGAAACGGAAGCCAACAATATTATTAATTCTCCTAAATATATTCTTCAGAGCGATTTAAACAAAGTTTTCCTATCAACCAGCAATGAGGCTATCTGGCAAATGGCATCTGTAGTAGGAGGAATCAATACAAGAGAAGGCTCAACTTTTCTAACAACAAGCCCCCTGGTCATACCGGTTTATCTTATTAGTGATCAGTTATTAAATGCATTTGAACCGGGTGATCCGAGAAAAAGTGCCTGGATAGGTTCTAAAACTATAACCAACCAAACCTATTACTTTCCATTTAAATACAAGGTACCTTTTTCCTTTAGTTCTGTCATAACAGAGCACTATATGGTTCTTCGGTTAGCAGAACAATACCTTATTCGGGCTGAAGCCAGAATAAGACAGGGAAAAACAGATGATGGCATAGGTGATTTAAACGTACTGAGGAAAAGAGCAAGAGGTACCAATAATGCTGTCCTACCTGATCTTCCTATGGGACTTCCACAAGATCAGGCACTTTCATCTGTTTTAAAGGAAAGGAGAATTGAACTAATGATGGAATGGGGTAGCAGATGGTTTGATCTAAAGAGATTTCATTTATGTAATACAATATTAAAACCTATAAAACCAGCCTGGCAAGATACAGATACACTATTTCCAGTACCCAACCAGGAAATTCTGCTGAATAAAAATTTAACTCAAAACAATGGATATAATTAA
- a CDS encoding TlpA family protein disulfide reductase, producing the protein MNHFLAFLIPFFINCQLYYSASAQKVNIGEKCPDVKLKLINYSSKEASLLTAFNDKPLIIDFWNTHCAPCIALIPQLDSLQKAYKNQFNVLLVTSEKEEAIKSFLKKNETLKSLKLPIVYAADTIRNMFPHFGEPHDVWIDKAGVVQAITNMYELLPENFEKFIHGNALNLREKKEMLDEETLIGKPLLIVDEEKNSGKNKLYYSWMGTYNPLVPSMTLSDFKIKGARKLICQNFSATVLYKIAYSMYKDNGPIEIIYACKDSLRLIDNNRTGDNRFCFEIYMRDSSETDDKIKTQMQKELDRFFNLKSIIKKENVSKPCYVLTRLKNNENFKNKDNARADRTDKDNNIILKNVPIQGFIASRIYAILSHDMINETGYRGGLDLVLPNTTDVSKIKQSLNQYGLDINLEVRSDNTVVLQDIQ; encoded by the coding sequence ATGAACCATTTCCTCGCTTTTTTGATTCCTTTTTTCATTAATTGTCAACTATATTATAGTGCCAGTGCTCAAAAGGTAAACATTGGAGAAAAATGTCCGGATGTAAAATTAAAATTGATAAACTACTCTTCAAAAGAAGCTAGTTTATTAACTGCATTCAATGACAAACCTTTGATAATAGATTTTTGGAATACGCACTGTGCTCCATGTATTGCGCTTATACCTCAGTTAGACTCTCTTCAAAAGGCATATAAAAACCAGTTTAATGTACTTCTCGTCACCAGTGAAAAAGAAGAAGCCATAAAATCGTTTCTTAAAAAAAATGAAACCCTAAAATCACTTAAGTTACCGATTGTATATGCTGCAGACACTATAAGAAACATGTTTCCTCATTTCGGGGAGCCACATGACGTATGGATAGACAAAGCCGGCGTTGTACAGGCCATCACCAACATGTATGAACTTCTTCCTGAAAATTTTGAAAAATTCATTCATGGGAATGCATTAAATCTTCGGGAAAAAAAAGAAATGTTAGACGAAGAAACGCTTATCGGAAAACCACTACTGATTGTGGATGAAGAAAAAAATTCAGGAAAAAACAAATTATATTATTCCTGGATGGGAACCTACAATCCCTTGGTACCATCTATGACACTCTCAGATTTCAAAATTAAAGGAGCACGTAAACTTATATGTCAGAATTTCAGCGCTACTGTGTTGTATAAGATTGCATATAGTATGTATAAAGACAATGGGCCGATAGAAATAATATATGCATGCAAAGACTCACTCAGATTAATTGATAATAATAGAACCGGGGACAATCGGTTTTGTTTCGAAATTTACATGAGAGACTCATCTGAAACTGATGATAAAATCAAAACACAAATGCAAAAGGAATTGGACCGTTTTTTTAATCTAAAAAGTATCATTAAAAAAGAGAATGTAAGCAAACCATGTTATGTGCTTACCAGGCTAAAAAATAATGAAAATTTCAAAAATAAAGATAATGCTCGTGCTGATCGCACTGATAAAGACAACAACATCATTCTCAAAAACGTGCCAATACAAGGTTTCATTGCATCACGTATATACGCTATCTTATCACATGACATGATTAATGAAACAGGATACCGTGGAGGCCTAGATCTGGTACTTCCCAATACCACTGACGTTTCCAAAATCAAACAAAGTTTAAATCAATATGGATTAGATATAAATCTGGAAGTGAGAAGTGATAACACCGTAGTCCTTCAGGATATACAATAA
- a CDS encoding MauE/DoxX family redox-associated membrane protein, with protein sequence MKKQQLTDIAVFAYILMFSYAAASKLFDLHMFQMQLKLQPFSESLRPFIMWGIPIVELLIVTVLLIPRHRIIGLKLATGLMIIFTGYISIAKMGVFRYIPCSCGGVISKFTWTQHLWFNLFFLVLGVWALLIHFRKKDLNLN encoded by the coding sequence ATGAAAAAACAACAGTTAACGGACATTGCTGTGTTCGCGTATATTTTGATGTTTTCCTATGCGGCTGCCAGTAAGCTGTTTGATCTACATATGTTTCAAATGCAATTGAAGCTGCAGCCTTTTAGTGAATCGTTAAGACCTTTTATAATGTGGGGAATCCCTATTGTAGAGTTGTTGATAGTGACAGTATTGTTAATTCCCAGACACAGGATCATTGGGCTGAAACTGGCGACAGGGTTGATGATTATCTTTACTGGTTATATATCGATCGCAAAAATGGGGGTCTTCCGTTATATTCCCTGTAGTTGCGGAGGGGTCATCAGTAAGTTTACATGGACCCAGCATTTGTGGTTTAACCTGTTCTTTTTAGTGTTGGGGGTATGGGCGTTGTTAATTCATTTTAGGAAAAAAGATTTAAATCTTAATTAA
- a CDS encoding serine/threonine protein kinase, whose translation MINELKETHNQNVDQQNGFHHLLDEMSIPYQESGHYLEVGTLPTTNGWALVLSVDIQQVAALIKKVCSVLYEAGTPFRVIKDQKIAARKNDFWFGVSEVGKIIIIYTVEEKKTKELIPQLNIITKGFYGPMVNDAIRLGEVIYVTFTTYTEQQDTAGNMIKVENIVVPDYKKIPFRIDRKYQYWKKKKLLKRRYVPLIMLSRSPKGDLLKSVDLKGLKFNWCFIKEGKCHVFVDNHGRYIKDRLQWQAKVLQELSGHVPVPKFIDYFEQGEESYLVMEFLEGVDLYTKIEGIYLNRKWDELSDESHHQLIRYYLDALGIIEKIHTLGYVHRDATPSNFMILNSGEMYTIDLELSYNLHRNEPTPPFTLGVFGYASPEQIKVQIPTVKEDVYTMGALLLHVITGRHPNLVISPDSEVAVAEIEKYLQVGALLELILRCFDTDPDKRPELEEIRHTIEEIFH comes from the coding sequence ATGATAAACGAATTGAAGGAAACACACAACCAGAATGTTGATCAGCAAAATGGTTTCCACCACCTGCTTGATGAAATGTCTATTCCTTATCAGGAGAGTGGGCACTATCTGGAAGTGGGCACGTTGCCAACTACTAATGGATGGGCTTTGGTTTTATCTGTGGATATTCAGCAGGTTGCCGCTCTGATTAAGAAAGTTTGTTCTGTGTTGTATGAGGCCGGGACTCCATTCAGAGTTATTAAAGATCAGAAAATTGCAGCCCGGAAAAATGATTTCTGGTTTGGAGTAAGTGAAGTGGGAAAAATCATTATCATATATACTGTTGAGGAGAAAAAAACCAAAGAATTGATCCCTCAATTGAATATAATAACAAAGGGATTTTATGGGCCCATGGTAAATGATGCTATAAGACTGGGAGAAGTTATCTATGTGACATTTACTACCTATACTGAACAACAGGATACGGCGGGTAATATGATCAAGGTGGAAAATATAGTAGTTCCTGATTATAAGAAAATTCCTTTCAGGATTGATCGAAAGTACCAATACTGGAAAAAAAAGAAACTATTAAAAAGACGTTATGTACCCTTGATAATGCTAAGCCGATCACCTAAAGGCGATTTGTTAAAGTCAGTTGATTTAAAAGGCTTAAAATTTAACTGGTGTTTTATAAAGGAAGGAAAATGCCATGTTTTTGTTGATAATCATGGTAGATATATAAAGGACAGGTTGCAATGGCAAGCGAAAGTTCTGCAGGAACTATCAGGCCATGTGCCGGTTCCAAAATTTATCGATTATTTCGAACAGGGCGAAGAGAGTTATCTGGTAATGGAGTTTTTGGAAGGGGTTGACCTGTATACGAAAATCGAAGGGATATACCTTAATAGAAAATGGGATGAATTGTCTGATGAATCACATCATCAATTGATCCGGTATTATCTGGATGCATTAGGGATAATAGAGAAAATACACACCCTTGGTTATGTGCATAGAGATGCTACCCCCAGTAATTTTATGATACTCAATTCTGGTGAAATGTATACGATAGACCTGGAATTGTCGTATAACCTACACAGAAATGAACCTACTCCTCCTTTTACATTGGGCGTTTTTGGGTATGCTTCTCCAGAACAGATAAAGGTTCAAATTCCTACTGTGAAGGAAGATGTATATACCATGGGAGCCTTGCTGTTGCATGTCATAACCGGTAGACATCCTAATTTAGTTATAAGTCCTGATAGTGAAGTGGCGGTGGCAGAAATTGAAAAATATTTACAGGTTGGTGCTTTACTGGAGCTAATATTAAGATGCTTTGATACGGATCCGGATAAGCGGCCTGAACTGGAAGAAATCAGACATACGATAGAAGAAATATTCCACTAA